A window of the Xenopus laevis strain J_2021 chromosome 9_10L, Xenopus_laevis_v10.1, whole genome shotgun sequence genome harbors these coding sequences:
- the glp2r.L gene encoding glucagon-like peptide 2 receptor isoform X2, with amino-acid sequence MKRLEVERGLLTGVHCNGTFDQFVCWPHSRPGNVSVPCPWYLPWIQPGSAGLVYRFCSDEGVWQRLENSTSIWRNDKECTENTHFKPTEKEYALISALQIFYTVGFSISLGALVLALVILIIFRKLHCTRNYIHMNLFASFIMKALAVLIKNIVNKNTFSKRYTDEIGWMSFYTPEMTTSCRVAQVLMHFFVGANYYWLFVEGIYLHTILVTVVLSEKGLLLKYLFIGWLFPLLFVIPWVIARLYYENIRCWGMNESPGIWWIIRGPVLLCILINFLIFIKVLKLLYSKLKAQQMRYTDCKYRLARATLALIPLLGMHQVVFMFITDEQVEGVTRHIWLFIQLTFGSFQGFLVATFYCFTNAEVRTELRKQWNLFLLHYFPCKSYFIDNTVKYQSKSSKPPRNKIIRKNGFYQEDKRPSSVQLLNVKVNVIKDLNPQRPVQYFARGSVSESSDGGLTMGETIEETFEDLKSNDFQIDDSVIL; translated from the exons GTGTTCATTGCAATGGAACATTTGATCAATTTGTCTGCTGGCCTCACTCTCGTCCTGGAAATGTATCTGTTCCATGTCCCTGGTATCTCCCTTGGATTCAGCCAG GAAGCGCCGGTCTTGTATACAGATTCTGTTCTGACGAGGGAGTTTGGCAAAGGTTGGAAAACTCAACAAGCATTTGGCGGAATGACAAGGAATGTACTGAAAATACTCACTTCAAACCAACT GAAAAAGAATATGCCTTGATTTCTGCTCTACAAATCTTTTATACTGTTGGATTTTCCATATCACTTGGGGCACTGGTTCTGGCACTTGTTATTCTCATTATATTCAG AAAACTTCATTGTACAAGAAATTATATCCACATGAACCTGTTTGCTTCCTTTATCATGAAAGCGTTGGCTGTCCTCATAAAAAATATTGTCAACAAAAATACTTTCTCAAAAAGGTATACGGATGAAATCGGTTGGATGTCCTTTTATACGCCAGAG ATGACTACCTCGTGCAGAGTTGCTCAAGTCCTCATGCATTTTTTCGTGGGGGCAAATTACTATTGGCTCTTTGTAGAAGGCATTTACCTCCACACGATCCTAGTTACCGTAGTGCTTTCAGAGAAGGGATTGCTGCTGAAATATCTTTTCATTGGCTGGT TATTTCCACTCCTCTTTGTTATACCCTGGGTAATAGCAAGACTATACTATGAAAATATCAG ATGCTGGGGAATGAATGAAAGTCCTGGAATCTGGTGGATAATCCGTGGGCCAGTGCTGCTTTGTATATTG ATcaattttcttatatttatcaaagttttgaAACTCCTGTACTCCAAACTGAAAGCTCAGCAAATGAGGTACACGGATTGCAAGTACAG ACTGGCGAGAGCCACACTCGCATTGATACCACTGCTGGGGATGCACCAGGTTGTCTTCATGTTTATTACAGATGAGCAGGTAGAGGGAGTGACGCGACATATCTGGCTCTTCATTCAGCTGACATTTGGCTCATTTCAG ggaTTTCTGGTGGCCACATTCTAttgttttaccaatgcagag GTACGTACAGAGCTGCGGAAACAATGGaacctcttcctgttacattatTTTCCATGCAAAAGCTATTTCATTGACAACACGGTCAAGTATCAGTCAAAAAGTTCAAAACCCCCAAGGAACAAGATCATCAGAAAAAATGGGTTCTACCAAGAAGACAAGCGTCCCAGTAGTGTTCAGCTTCTTAATGTGAAAGTCAACGTGATTAAAGATTTGAACCCACAACGACCTGTCCAGTATTTTGCAAGAGGAAGTGTGTCAGAGAGTAGTGACGGTGGTTTAACAATGGGTGAAACAATAGAGGAGACCTTTGAAGATCTAAAATCCAATGACTTTCAGATTGATGATTCTGTTATTTTatga